In Rutidosis leptorrhynchoides isolate AG116_Rl617_1_P2 chromosome 2, CSIRO_AGI_Rlap_v1, whole genome shotgun sequence, one genomic interval encodes:
- the LOC139894417 gene encoding cell division cycle 20.2, cofactor of APC complex-like gives MDGRIINHDVRIPSHIVGAYSGHRQEVCGLKWSPSGQQLASGGTDNLLHIWDRRSMASVNGPTHYLHRLEDHAAAVKSIAWCPFQANLLASGSDDGIKFWNTRTGACLNSVDTGSEVCSLLWNNNERELLSSHGSPHNQLTLWKYPSMVKMVELTGHSSRVLFMAQSPDGCTVASAAGNDALRFWNVFGPVATAARAAPPFEPFAHRILIR, from the exons ATGGATGGTCGGATCATAAATCATGATGTCAGAATACCATCTCATATAGTTGGAGCATACTCTGGCCACCGCCAAGAAGTTTGCGGGTTGAAATGGTCACCTTCGGGTCAACAATTAGCCAGTGGTGGAACAGATAATCTTCTTCACATATGGGACAGAAGATCAATGGCTTCTGTGAATGGCCCTACTCATTATCTTCATAGGCTTGAGGATCACGCAGCAGCAGTGAAATCAATTGCTTGGTGTCCATTCCAGGCGAATCTTCTTGCTTCAGGCAGTGATGATGGCATTAAGTTTTGGAACACACGAACAGGAGCCTGCTTGAACTCAGTTGACACTGGTTCAGAAGTATGTTCACTTTTATGGAACAATAACGAACGTGAGCTGCTGAGCTCACACGGGTCCCCACATAACCAGTTGACCTTATGGAAGTACCCATCGATGGTTAAGATGGTCGAGCTTACTGGTCATAGTTCAAGAGTTCTGTTCATGGCTCAG AGCCCAGATGGATGTACAGTTGCATCTGCAGCAGGAAACGATGCATTGAGATTTTGGAATGTTTTTGGGCCAGTAGCTACTGCTGCTAGAGCTGCACCTCCCTTTGAACCATTTGCTCATCGAATTCTAATACGTTAA